In Persephonella sp., a genomic segment contains:
- the katG gene encoding catalase/peroxidase HPI — MDKKRWITDWFPERLNLRPLRQNCSTSNPYGEGFNYVKEFNQLNYFQLKKDLEKLMTTSQDWWPADFGHYGPLFIRLAWHSAGSYRVFDGRGGARSGAIRFPLRIDWPDNINLDKALRLLWPIKKKYGKQLSWADLIILAGNVALESMGVKTVGFAGGREDIWEPDESVDWGPEHEMLSGKERYKDGKLEKPYAATEMGLIYVNPEGPEGNPDPLASAKQIREAFGRMGMNDEETVALIAGGHAFGKCHGAGPDKYLGPPPDAAPVEQQGLGWKYDYKTGKGPDTFTSGFEIVWSLTPTRWGIYFLKFLFEYEWELTKSPAGKYQWVAKDAPEMLPDAHDPYKKHKPMMLTSDLALRFDPEYEKISRYFLEHPEEFEKAFALAWYKLTHRDMGPKSCYFGPEVPEETYIWQDPLPERDYELIEENDIKVLKEKILSSGLEIPELVYTAWASASTYRDSDRRGGANGGRIRLSPFKDWEVNHLERLTKVLSVYEKIKNEFDTDKKKVSIADLIVLGGSAATEKAAEEAGFKITVPFVPGRVDARQEDIEEEFYKAIEPFADGFINYIKDPSKAKAEELLVDKANLLTLTVPEMVVLIGGLRVLGAVYRFDDTGVLTDKAGTLTNDYFVNLLDMDTEWKPVDKNHYLFEGYDRKSGKQEWKATRVDLIIGHHNELRAVAEVYASDKEKFISDFVKAWDKVMNLDRFDLKFKN, encoded by the coding sequence ATGGATAAGAAAAGATGGATTACAGACTGGTTTCCAGAAAGATTAAATCTAAGGCCTTTGAGGCAAAACTGTTCAACATCAAATCCTTATGGAGAAGGTTTTAACTATGTAAAAGAGTTTAATCAGCTTAATTACTTCCAGTTAAAAAAAGATTTAGAAAAACTAATGACCACATCTCAGGACTGGTGGCCTGCAGATTTTGGACATTACGGACCTCTTTTTATAAGATTGGCGTGGCATAGTGCAGGAAGCTACAGAGTTTTTGACGGTAGAGGTGGAGCAAGGTCAGGTGCTATAAGATTTCCACTAAGAATAGACTGGCCGGATAATATAAATCTGGATAAGGCGTTGAGGCTTTTATGGCCTATAAAGAAAAAGTACGGTAAACAACTATCATGGGCTGACCTGATTATACTTGCAGGAAATGTTGCCCTCGAATCTATGGGAGTTAAAACTGTTGGTTTTGCAGGTGGACGGGAAGATATCTGGGAACCTGATGAATCTGTAGACTGGGGTCCTGAACATGAAATGCTTTCAGGAAAAGAAAGATATAAAGATGGTAAACTTGAAAAACCATATGCAGCCACAGAGATGGGTCTTATTTATGTGAATCCTGAAGGTCCAGAGGGAAATCCAGACCCTTTAGCCTCAGCAAAACAGATAAGAGAGGCTTTTGGAAGAATGGGAATGAATGATGAAGAGACTGTTGCACTTATTGCAGGAGGACACGCATTTGGAAAATGCCACGGTGCAGGCCCTGATAAGTATTTAGGTCCTCCTCCAGATGCTGCACCTGTTGAGCAACAAGGGCTTGGATGGAAATACGACTATAAAACAGGAAAAGGGCCTGACACATTTACCTCAGGATTTGAAATAGTCTGGTCGTTAACTCCTACCAGATGGGGTATTTATTTCTTAAAGTTTTTATTTGAGTATGAATGGGAGCTTACAAAAAGTCCTGCAGGAAAATATCAGTGGGTCGCAAAAGATGCACCGGAAATGCTCCCAGACGCCCATGACCCTTACAAAAAGCACAAACCTATGATGTTGACATCTGACCTTGCACTAAGGTTTGACCCTGAATATGAAAAAATATCAAGGTATTTTCTTGAACATCCGGAAGAGTTTGAAAAAGCTTTTGCACTGGCATGGTATAAGCTAACCCATAGAGATATGGGCCCAAAAAGCTGTTATTTTGGCCCAGAAGTTCCAGAAGAAACATATATATGGCAAGACCCATTGCCTGAAAGAGATTACGAACTGATAGAAGAAAACGATATAAAAGTCTTGAAAGAAAAAATTCTATCCTCAGGTTTAGAGATTCCTGAACTTGTCTATACAGCATGGGCTTCTGCTTCCACATATAGAGATTCTGACAGAAGAGGTGGAGCAAATGGCGGAAGGATTCGCTTATCTCCTTTTAAAGATTGGGAAGTAAACCATTTAGAAAGACTTACAAAAGTATTATCCGTTTATGAAAAGATAAAAAATGAGTTTGATACTGATAAGAAAAAGGTGTCTATCGCCGACTTGATAGTCCTTGGAGGCAGTGCTGCAACAGAAAAAGCTGCTGAAGAAGCTGGATTTAAAATAACTGTTCCTTTTGTGCCAGGAAGAGTGGATGCAAGGCAAGAAGATATAGAAGAAGAATTTTACAAAGCCATTGAGCCATTTGCAGATGGATTTATAAACTATATAAAAGACCCTTCAAAAGCAAAAGCTGAGGAACTTTTAGTTGATAAAGCTAATCTGCTTACTTTAACAGTGCCAGAGATGGTGGTTTTAATAGGAGGATTGAGAGTTTTAGGAGCTGTTTATAGATTTGACGACACTGGTGTATTGACAGATAAAGCTGGTACTTTAACAAATGATTACTTTGTTAATCTTCTTGATATGGATACAGAGTGGAAGCCTGTAGATAAAAATCATTACCTTTTTGAAGGCTATGACAGAAAGTCAGGTAAGCAAGAATGGAAAGCTACAAGGGTTGACCTGATAATAGGCCATCACAACGAACTTCGTGCCGTAGC